TGACCAGTTtcttttattcataaaaaaaaagagaaaaatatatatacaatgaaaaTCCGTTTAAGTTTCAATATTTCTGCTGCCTactatttctttaatttagtaAAAAGACTTTTTAACTTTCCAACTAACAGTAATAGTGTTAATAATTACGAAACTCAATTGATCTAAATGATGACCTTAATAATTATGATCTCGTTTGATTTGGTTCAACGAAAAGGCTACGGAAAGAGACTCTCTTGATAACTTTTTAAGACTAAACTGAGAGAGTTCAAGTAAACTCTGAAATTTTTTCGAATTGTCTAATCACCATTCCCATAATCTATATAAGCAATACTACTACAAAACTGAAAACgcagaaaccaaaaaagaagatcCGTCATAGTGAATTTCTCTTCAAGCAGATTTCAACTTGTTCGATGCTGCTGCGAGCTGAGAGAGAGTTCGGTGTCCCACGAACAACAGAAACACTCCCAACAAGGAAACTCCCTTTAGTGTCGTGAACAGATCCAACTGTAGaatgcaacaaaacaaaacaatattgtgATTAGTACTTGTATATGCGATGGTCTCCTTAATAGTCTAAACAAGAATCGGGGGTTATGAAAAGACTTGCCTTCCACCAGAACAGCACATAGAGAAGCAGAACAGCTGCAATTCCGCCATGGAAAAGTAGAGCGGGTATTGCAGAACCAGCCGACGATGGGAAACTCTTTATATTCGCTCCCAACTGTGTAAGCTGAAACATAAAAGGTTTAtatgagtagtgaaacaaatgTGATGATGTTCTTCGTATACTATTTACAAGCAAAGGGCGACTAACCCCAATCAGGAAACCGATGAATGGGAGGACTATAAGACCCAAGAAAACTAGTGAGAGCTGTTTTGCTGGAAGCTTTTCAGGAATCCTGAAGATGTGTGATATTTCAGCTTTTGGTCCATAACTCGAGTGAGATTCAGTAGATTGTACAGGAGGACGAGGCGCCTTCTCTGGACGCTCTGGTAGGTCTAATTCGATGTGCCCAATATTACTCAATAAAGAGTTCTCctggaaaaaagagaaaggaagataATAACATTGTACAAATTCCCGAAATATATAAATCAACTGCATTGGAACTTAAAGAACAGTACTTACCATCgaagcatctccaatggttagtTGGATCTCATATTTACCAGAGAGGTAGTAAAGCTTCTCAACCAATCCAAGAAaatcctgaaaaaaaaataacattaatcatTAATATTGTATTGGGCGTCAAAATTGAAGATAAGTCGagacagaacaaaaaacaagaagataagTATTCTATgcaaaagaaattcaaaacctagtagTATAAGGAACTTAACTAGAACTAATTCAGACTTCTTTGCAGAAGTTTTCACGAGAAAGATATGCTCGACCTGTGACTCATGTTTCAGCTTGAAAAATGCCTGCATGGAAGTAAACAATTCAAGAAAGCGAACAGtgcaaaacaatttttataagTGGGATCAGGAATGAACAAACCTGGTGTGGCTTAAATACATGGCCAAGTGGAGAAGTTAACTGGAATGACAGGCGTAGCTTTTGGAGGTGGTTTGCGGATAATGATACTGCTCCGTCTTTAGTTAAATCTAGCCTACAAATTTGCAAAGAGAAACAGGAAACAAAATGATGAATATAAATCCTAAGAAAAATGGTTAAGCAAGCAATCACAGTATGCAAAAAGGAAGTTGTTAAACAATAATACAGGTGACATACTTTTTCTGAGATTCAACGCTCCCAAGGTCACTATCAAGTACAGCAATTTCAGCATTCTCAATGCTAATAACTCCCGTGGCGGCTATAGGCACTTTTGTTTGAGCTTCGGTTATGTATGCTTTTTCATTTGCTGAATCATCTAAAACAATCTGCAGAAGACGAAGCTTAGAATGTtatcaatatacatatatatgaggTCTTTGGGTGTAATAGAAACTAACAAGAGCAATACCTCAAATATAAATGTATACTTTCCAACATCAAAGTTTTTGGGAAAAGAGTCCAGGAAGTATGTTGCACTGTCAGCGTCAAACTTAAGCTCCTGTACTCCCAAAATGTCATGGAAACATGTAAACCGgcccaaaacagagaaaaccgAACATTTACGAATGCGAGCTCAAACAGTAGAAGCTACACTCTTTTACCTGGTTATTAATTACAGAAGAATCCTTTGATCTAGAACTTATAGCTTGTGTGAGCTTCACACTAAGAGCTGGTGCCGTAGAACCGAGTACAGTGCTAACTTTAACCTAGTATTAGATAAAGATTAACATATTAGAATaatatacccaaaaaaaacttaatggACGAAGGGTCTAGTCATTATCAAATAGATGAGAGACCTCTACTAAGAATATGCAATGCTATGAGACAGAGCCATCTCTAAACCAAATATCAGCTAATCCCAAAGTTgtaaccagaaaatccaaagtTACGACTTTCACTACTAAACTACAACTAATCAGCAGGGAGACATAATAATAGCCAGTAAATCCAAAGTTATGACTTTCTCTACTAAACTACCACTAATCAACAGGGACACGTAAACAAAGCCAGGGAGTTCAAAGTTAAGACTTCCCTACTAAAATACAGCACCCAGAACTCTGAAGAGAGTTGTATGAACCCAAGAGGGGAAACAAATAAGATTAcggaaagagaaaaagaaaatccaaacTATGCCAGTCACATTTTCATGCCAGTTTATGATAAGGTACCTTCAAAGGTTCTTTCTTTGACAATGAAATGACGGTAGATGGAAGAGACAAGATGAGTGGAACAGAAAACCTGAAATGATAGAGAGTGACCATAGAACATATTATTCTTCAAATAGAATGACGAATTTTCAGCGAGAGTATAATAAATGAAATTTCACGAGTTTTCGAACTTTTAAACTTCTATTCGTCCCTACAGATATCTTTCTGCagtatttcttttgttaaaaaaactagGATGGGATACTACAAGACATGCAAATAATTTGACAATGTAAAGCGAAACAGTTTTCCTCTACCAAAAGCAACTGTTAACACAGAAGAACAGAGGTAACAGTTGATCCTTGAAAATTTATGTCTTTCACTCACTCAATTCAAGGTTACTGAAATCCCGTCTTCGATGTGTACTGAAATCAACTGAAACGAAAATGCAGAAAATCGCATGAAAGTAGCTTTACCTGTTGTCTTCCAAACAAGCTAGTGCGTCTATTTGATTGAAGAAATCCTTGGCATCACCAGGAATTCCAACACCAAGAAGGAATTTGGCAAGACCAACTATCTTATCACCTGGAAGCTGCATGAGAGAATGGGAACACGAATGTGAATTATCAACGCATCTGGCAGAACAGGATAAACAGAAATATGAGTGAGTATTACATACGTTCAATCCTGTAGATTCTGAAGCTGCAAATGACGTAAGCCCTTTAATTACTGATGCAGTAGTTGAGATTGGGCTTTGACTTGCATCGACAGACTTCTCATCGAAATAAAATGTCCCATCATCTAAAATgccaaaaattaattaaacaccATAAACGCAAAACCAAACAGGTGAAAAAATGAAGAGACTGAAAAGATTTCTTATGCATATAGCCATATACATAAGATAGCAAGTCGTTTTCTGCATACCATATTTTTGGATACTGTCAAACAGCTTCAGGATACCAGTCTTCAATGTCTGGATCTACAAGATGACAAACATGAATGAAGATATCATCACATGACCAACATTAATCACCCAAACTACCAgataaaatagcaaaaaggaattCAAAAAAACCACCAGCATAATCCAATAAGAAGTCAGGCAGACATGCAGAATTATAAAAACACTATTCTTTAtaattatcaaaacaaaattgtagaACACAATTCCCTGTAGCTAGGACTTGGAATTTATAATAATCAGAACACAATTCttattttagttaataaaagGGTTCAAGACCAAAAGCAGATCAACACTAAACCAAGATACTGTGATGTCTCATCAAAATACATTCTCAGGAAATCAGTACTATAGTGGCTCAAAGATCTCACTTACCAATGATTGATCAATCTCTGAAGGTGCTAATGAAATCACTCCAGCAAGCGTTTCGAAGGCTAAGTCTgaggaaaacaaaatcttatgTTCAGAAGATTGAAAGATATAACAATGGAGCAAAAAT
The sequence above is a segment of the Camelina sativa cultivar DH55 chromosome 10, Cs, whole genome shotgun sequence genome. Coding sequences within it:
- the LOC104718219 gene encoding dolichyl-diphosphooligosaccharide--protein glycosyltransferase subunit 2, translated to MMAGSGLHFVVLILAVAICGAASVFQPISDSHRSAAVDVFVPVDGSYKSLEEAYEALKTLEILGIDKKSDLSSRTCENVVKVLGSSSSTLKDAFYALSVNGILKCKTGEAVLLKDIVSQLQAGVKGAKSLLDFYYSVRGLVLVKEQFSGTDLSIGDAEAIFRSIKTLSQTDGRWRYSSNNPESSTFAADLAFETLAGVISLAPSEIDQSLIQTLKTGILKLFDSIQKYDDGTFYFDEKSVDASQSPISTTASVIKGLTSFAASESTGLNLPGDKIVGLAKFLLGVGIPGDAKDFFNQIDALACLEDNRFSVPLILSLPSTVISLSKKEPLKVKVSTVLGSTAPALSVKLTQAISSRSKDSSVINNQELKFDADSATYFLDSFPKNFDVGKYTFIFEIVLDDSANEKAYITEAQTKVPIAATGVISIENAEIAVLDSDLGSVESQKKLDLTKDGAVSLSANHLQKLRLSFQLTSPLGHVFKPHQAFFKLKHESQVEHIFLVKTSAKKSELVLDFLGLVEKLYYLSGKYEIQLTIGDASMENSLLSNIGHIELDLPERPEKAPRPPVQSTESHSSYGPKAEISHIFRIPEKLPAKQLSLVFLGLIVLPFIGFLIGLTQLGANIKSFPSSAGSAIPALLFHGGIAAVLLLYVLFWWKLDLFTTLKGVSLLGVFLLFVGHRTLSQLAAASNKLKSA